One genomic window of Deltaproteobacteria bacterium includes the following:
- the prpR gene encoding propionate catabolism operon regulatory protein PrpR: MNPMSSAKPRICAISHVRASRIISAYLPNYTNLADIRIINQTFDGALKAARDLEKAGEVDVFLSGGSNGEYLRNNVSVPVVLIKVTGFDILKALVKARKVSDRVAIVTYKVTNPELEIVKQALNISLEQRSYTTIEDAKDCFRDLVADGYKVIVGSSIITELAEQHGLTGILLYSENSICRALEDAIEIARITKIEENRRERLNTILRNLNEGVVAVDMEEKVQSINPAMEKLLDIPHKSANGTSLSSIVDLGLQETLRTGMGKLNQIQKVGYRTIVASRIPIFELGVQTGAVLTCQDATIIQQADRSIRSQSKMRNTTAKYELTQILGTSAPIQRAKVLANQYAKTKSTILITGETGTGKELFAQGIHNASPRKNNPFVAINCAAFPETLLESELFGHEEGAFSGSKRGGKAGLFEAAHTGTIFLDEIGDMPFPLQTRLLRVLQEKEILRVGSNEPMQVDIRVIAATNRNLKQRVSDGNFREDLFYRLNILCINLPPLRERIQDLPPIAAHLLNNSFRRLGSNLVEEKLLEFLLPYFRNYSWPGNIRELENVIERLAHYHVDRGLPDTVDIPHLQSIIPEIFSIGKPPELEGGESAQLKTISKANEAMHIERVLAECGGNYAETARKLGISRTTLWRRLHQNM; this comes from the coding sequence ATGAACCCGATGTCCTCCGCCAAACCCCGTATATGCGCGATCAGCCATGTCCGAGCAAGCCGGATCATCAGCGCCTATCTCCCGAATTACACGAACCTTGCGGACATCCGGATCATCAACCAGACGTTCGATGGCGCTCTGAAGGCCGCGCGCGACCTGGAAAAAGCGGGAGAAGTGGATGTTTTCTTAAGCGGCGGCTCGAACGGAGAGTACCTGCGGAACAACGTTTCCGTTCCCGTGGTTTTGATTAAAGTCACCGGGTTCGACATTCTGAAAGCGCTCGTCAAAGCGAGAAAAGTATCCGATCGCGTCGCGATCGTCACCTATAAGGTAACGAATCCGGAACTTGAAATCGTCAAGCAGGCGCTGAACATTTCCTTGGAGCAACGTTCTTATACTACGATCGAAGACGCGAAGGATTGCTTCCGCGATCTCGTCGCGGATGGATATAAAGTCATCGTCGGGTCAAGCATCATCACGGAGCTTGCGGAACAGCATGGTTTGACCGGAATCCTGCTGTATTCCGAGAATTCGATCTGCCGGGCGCTTGAAGATGCGATCGAGATCGCACGGATAACGAAAATAGAAGAAAACCGAAGGGAACGGCTGAACACGATTCTTCGAAATCTCAATGAAGGTGTTGTCGCGGTGGACATGGAGGAAAAGGTCCAATCCATCAATCCGGCGATGGAAAAATTATTGGATATCCCCCATAAGTCCGCCAACGGAACGTCCCTGAGCAGCATTGTAGACCTGGGCCTCCAGGAGACCCTTCGCACGGGAATGGGCAAATTGAATCAAATACAGAAAGTCGGATATAGAACCATCGTGGCAAGTCGTATCCCGATCTTCGAATTGGGCGTCCAGACCGGCGCTGTGCTGACTTGCCAGGATGCGACGATCATTCAACAGGCGGATCGCAGCATACGCTCTCAAAGCAAGATGCGAAATACCACGGCAAAATATGAACTGACCCAGATCCTGGGAACGTCTGCCCCGATCCAGCGAGCAAAAGTGCTGGCGAATCAATATGCGAAAACCAAATCCACGATTCTTATCACAGGAGAAACCGGTACCGGAAAAGAACTTTTTGCGCAGGGGATCCATAACGCGAGCCCGCGGAAAAACAATCCGTTCGTGGCGATAAACTGCGCGGCGTTTCCGGAAACGCTTCTGGAGAGCGAGCTTTTCGGACATGAGGAAGGAGCGTTCAGCGGCTCGAAGAGGGGAGGAAAAGCCGGCCTTTTCGAGGCGGCCCACACCGGGACCATTTTTCTCGATGAGATCGGAGACATGCCCTTCCCCCTTCAAACACGCCTGCTGCGCGTCCTCCAGGAGAAGGAGATCCTCCGCGTGGGCAGCAACGAACCGATGCAGGTGGACATCAGGGTGATCGCGGCAACCAACCGTAACCTGAAGCAAAGGGTCTCCGACGGGAATTTCAGGGAGGATCTTTTTTATCGGCTGAATATCCTCTGCATCAATCTGCCTCCACTGAGGGAAAGGATTCAGGATTTGCCGCCGATCGCCGCCCACTTGTTGAACAATTCCTTCCGCCGCCTCGGGTCGAACCTCGTGGAAGAAAAATTGCTGGAGTTTTTATTGCCTTATTTCCGGAATTATTCCTGGCCGGGGAACATCCGGGAACTTGAAAATGTGATAGAACGCCTGGCTCACTATCACGTCGACCGTGGGCTTCCGGACACGGTCGACATCCCCCATTTGCAGAGCATTATTCCGGAAATATTCTCCATCGGCAAGCCGCCGGAACTCGAGGGAGGCGAGTCGGCGCAGTTGAAAACCATCAGCAAGGCGAACGAGGCGATGCACATAGAGAGGGTCCTGGCGGAGTGCGGCGGCAACTATGCGGAAACCGCCAGGAAGTTGGGGATCAGCCGAACCACCTTATGGAGAAGACTTCACCAAAACATGTAA
- a CDS encoding 4Fe-4S dicluster domain-containing protein — MERIASREIFWNVESRELLYLLSCAAAAVFLFGMYRKYSVWRQGQPAGRNDRLWYRTMSTMAFVFAQGRILRRRRAGLTHLLVFWGMAVLFAGTIIVALQAHWEVKLLQGRLYPWFKLAMDLAGTGMLVGLLAAIDRRYRRREQGLDSRAEDGIVLALPAGIAVTGFIVESLRIAATQDPWGGWAPVGNAIAHLLRGAASGKLNRAHEIAWLAHSSLALGFIGYIPFSRLIHVVAAPLTTFFRPLGQKGVLTPLDLENEGIRRFGVGAIDDFTWKDLLDTDACVLCGRCQDNCPAHVTGKPLSPGKLIRNLKAQATEKGRMISGDGFVGDLIEEDALWACTTCGSCAEQCPVFVEHVPKFVGLRRRRVLMESKFPTELIPVFRNMESSGNPWGIGRTKRADWCSGLDVKVVSKDGPPEYLFWTGCAGSFDDRNRRVAVAMSGIMSRAGVDFAILGPEENCCGESARRLGNEYLFQSLARENIDTLYGYGIKKVITHCPHCFHALKNEYPQLGGRFEVIHHTEWLARCIETGRIEVKKEARGPVTYQDPCYLGRYNDGYRAPREILKALGFRLTEMPASSRESFCCGAGGGRMWLEERIGERINVRRSGDALGTAAESIATACPFCLTMMEDGVKLKDPSERIRTVDVAELVVEAVR; from the coding sequence GCCGAAACGACCGCTTATGGTACAGGACGATGTCCACAATGGCTTTCGTTTTCGCCCAGGGGCGGATCCTGCGCCGCCGGCGGGCCGGCTTGACGCACCTGTTGGTATTTTGGGGCATGGCGGTCCTGTTCGCCGGAACCATCATCGTCGCCCTCCAGGCACATTGGGAAGTGAAGCTGCTGCAAGGGCGGTTATATCCATGGTTCAAACTTGCCATGGACCTGGCCGGGACGGGGATGCTGGTCGGCCTCCTCGCTGCCATCGATCGTCGATACCGCAGGCGGGAACAAGGGCTCGACAGCCGGGCGGAGGACGGCATCGTCCTCGCGCTGCCGGCCGGGATCGCGGTCACCGGTTTCATAGTCGAGAGTCTACGGATTGCGGCGACGCAAGACCCGTGGGGAGGCTGGGCTCCGGTCGGAAACGCGATAGCTCATTTGCTCCGCGGCGCGGCTTCCGGGAAACTGAATCGCGCACATGAAATCGCATGGCTGGCGCACTCCTCGCTCGCCCTTGGGTTTATAGGCTATATCCCTTTTTCCAGGTTGATTCACGTCGTCGCCGCGCCGCTGACCACTTTTTTCAGGCCACTGGGGCAAAAAGGTGTTTTGACCCCTCTGGATCTCGAGAACGAAGGGATCCGGCGTTTCGGCGTGGGCGCCATCGACGACTTTACCTGGAAGGATCTGCTCGATACCGACGCCTGCGTCCTGTGCGGCCGTTGCCAGGATAACTGCCCCGCCCACGTGACGGGGAAACCATTGTCTCCCGGGAAACTCATCCGGAACTTGAAGGCTCAGGCGACGGAGAAGGGACGAATGATTTCCGGCGATGGCTTTGTCGGAGATTTGATCGAAGAAGACGCCCTCTGGGCCTGCACAACCTGCGGATCATGCGCGGAGCAATGCCCTGTGTTCGTGGAGCACGTTCCGAAATTCGTGGGACTGCGGCGCCGCCGCGTTTTGATGGAAAGCAAATTCCCGACGGAGTTGATTCCCGTATTCAGGAATATGGAGTCCAGCGGAAATCCGTGGGGGATCGGCCGAACGAAAAGGGCGGACTGGTGCAGCGGGCTGGACGTCAAGGTCGTATCGAAGGACGGGCCGCCGGAATATCTCTTCTGGACCGGATGCGCAGGTTCCTTCGACGATCGAAACCGGCGGGTCGCCGTTGCGATGAGCGGCATCATGAGCCGCGCCGGGGTGGATTTCGCCATTCTCGGCCCGGAGGAGAATTGCTGCGGGGAATCCGCCCGCAGACTGGGGAACGAATACCTTTTCCAATCGTTGGCCCGGGAGAACATCGATACGTTATACGGATATGGGATCAAGAAGGTGATCACCCATTGCCCCCACTGTTTCCATGCGTTGAAGAACGAATACCCTCAACTCGGCGGTCGCTTCGAGGTGATCCATCACACGGAATGGCTCGCCCGATGCATCGAGACCGGGCGGATCGAGGTGAAGAAGGAGGCGAGAGGACCTGTCACATACCAGGATCCCTGTTACCTTGGACGGTATAACGACGGTTATCGGGCGCCAAGGGAGATTCTGAAGGCGCTTGGATTCCGGTTGACCGAAATGCCCGCATCCTCAAGGGAGAGTTTTTGCTGCGGGGCGGGGGGAGGCCGGATGTGGCTGGAAGAACGAATCGGGGAGAGGATCAATGTCAGGAGATCCGGGGATGCGCTGGGTACCGCCGCGGAATCGATTGCAACCGCCTGCCCCTTCTGTCTCACCATGATGGAGGACGGCGTCAAGCTTAAGGACCCAAGTGAGCGGATAAGGACCGTCGACGTAGCGGAACTGGTGGTCGAAGCGGTTCGATGA